In the Carboxydothermus hydrogenoformans Z-2901 genome, one interval contains:
- a CDS encoding shikimate 5-dehydrogenase, with translation MDKFAFIIHPLEAKDVAKKFGFAKYLPDRLIEWGLKKLPAFKASHITGVKSPYNEVEGYFITCPLTTRQMVELPEEFVLGKIIEAGKVAEKLGAKIVGLGAFTSVVGDAGITVAKNLNIAVTTGNSYTVATALEGTKKAAAIMGHDLKKANVVVIGAAGSIGKVAARFMAKEVKNLTLVGRNLAKLEPVADLILKESGLAVAITDNVKKSLKEADIVITVTSSVDTIIEPEDLKPGAVVCDVSRPRDVSKEVAKLRDDVLVIEGGVVEVPGDVEFNLNFGFPPKTSYACMAETMILTLEGRFENFSLGRDMELEKVEEISRLAQKHGFKVGGFRSFERAISSEEIEKIRKNALKKSVFAT, from the coding sequence GTGGACAAATTTGCTTTTATCATACATCCTTTAGAAGCCAAGGATGTAGCCAAAAAGTTTGGCTTTGCCAAATATCTTCCGGATCGGCTAATTGAATGGGGCTTAAAAAAACTGCCGGCCTTTAAAGCTTCCCACATAACCGGGGTGAAATCACCATATAATGAAGTGGAAGGTTATTTTATCACCTGTCCGCTAACTACCCGGCAGATGGTTGAATTACCCGAAGAGTTTGTTCTGGGGAAAATAATTGAAGCGGGAAAAGTTGCGGAAAAGTTAGGGGCCAAAATTGTTGGCCTTGGAGCTTTTACTTCGGTAGTGGGTGATGCAGGGATTACTGTGGCGAAAAACCTCAATATTGCGGTGACTACCGGAAACAGTTACACCGTTGCGACTGCTCTGGAAGGAACTAAAAAAGCTGCGGCGATTATGGGACACGATTTAAAAAAGGCCAATGTGGTGGTAATAGGAGCGGCCGGTTCCATAGGCAAAGTAGCAGCGCGTTTTATGGCAAAGGAGGTAAAAAATCTTACTTTAGTAGGACGAAACCTTGCGAAGCTTGAGCCGGTGGCGGACCTAATTTTAAAAGAATCGGGGTTGGCGGTTGCCATTACCGATAATGTGAAAAAAAGTTTAAAGGAAGCAGACATAGTAATAACCGTTACAAGTTCGGTGGATACTATTATCGAGCCCGAAGATTTAAAACCGGGAGCGGTGGTATGCGATGTTTCACGCCCCCGGGATGTTTCGAAGGAGGTAGCCAAGCTGCGGGATGATGTTTTAGTTATTGAGGGTGGAGTGGTGGAAGTTCCGGGAGATGTGGAGTTTAACTTAAACTTTGGTTTTCCTCCCAAAACTTCTTATGCCTGTATGGCGGAGACGATGATTTTAACTTTAGAGGGGCGCTTTGAAAACTTTTCTTTGGGGCGGGACATGGAATTAGAAAAGGTGGAAGAAATAAGCAGGTTGGCTCAGAAACATGGTTTTAAGGTTGGAGGCTTTAGAAGCTTTGAGAGAGCAATATCTTCCGAAGAAATAGAAAAAATTAGAAAAAATGCTCTGAAAAAGTCTGTTTTTGCTACTTAA
- the lysS gene encoding lysine--tRNA ligase, with translation MEHQELNELVKVRLEKLSELRKMGIEPYGGKFERTHTAKEILDNFEQLVDKTVKIAGRIMAKRGHGKASFAHIQDMSGKIQIYARQNELGIDAYKLFEKLDIGDIIGVTGHVFKTQKGEITVWLSSFEILAKSLRPLPEKWHGLTDVELRYRQRYVDLIVNPEVRETFILRSRIVKTIREFLDQKGFLEVETPMMHPIAGGAAARPFITHHNALDMKLYLRIAPELYLKRLLVGGFEKVYEINRNFRNEGISTKHNPEFTMLELYQAYADYHDMMDITEELITHVAEKVLGTLEITYQGTPINLHRPWKRIPMLKAIEEATGVDFAGVKDPVQAYAKAKELGVPVEEGMGWGEIITAVFEEKVEPTLINPTFVIDYPVEVSPLAKRQKENPDLTYRFELFIYGREMANAFSELNDPIDQKERFLKQLEARAKGNEEAHMMDEDYITALEYGMPPAGGLGIGIDRLVMLLTDQASIRDVILFPLMRPRD, from the coding sequence TTGGAGCACCAGGAACTAAACGAACTTGTTAAAGTGCGGTTAGAAAAACTTTCTGAGTTACGGAAAATGGGTATTGAACCGTACGGCGGCAAGTTTGAGCGAACCCATACTGCTAAAGAAATTCTCGATAACTTTGAACAATTGGTTGATAAAACGGTGAAAATAGCCGGGCGCATTATGGCTAAAAGGGGCCACGGGAAAGCTTCTTTTGCTCATATCCAGGATATGTCCGGTAAAATTCAAATTTATGCCCGACAGAACGAATTAGGTATCGATGCTTATAAATTATTTGAAAAACTGGATATAGGTGATATCATTGGCGTTACCGGCCATGTTTTTAAAACTCAAAAGGGTGAAATCACCGTCTGGCTCTCCAGTTTTGAAATATTAGCCAAATCCTTAAGACCACTCCCGGAAAAGTGGCATGGGCTTACCGATGTGGAACTTCGCTACCGGCAACGCTACGTTGATTTAATTGTCAACCCTGAAGTCCGGGAAACATTTATCTTAAGAAGCCGTATTGTCAAGACTATTCGGGAGTTTTTGGACCAGAAAGGTTTCTTAGAAGTGGAAACCCCAATGATGCATCCTATTGCCGGAGGGGCAGCGGCAAGGCCGTTTATTACCCACCACAATGCCTTAGATATGAAGTTATACTTACGTATTGCCCCGGAATTGTATTTAAAGCGCCTTTTGGTTGGTGGCTTTGAGAAGGTTTATGAGATTAACAGAAACTTTAGAAATGAAGGTATTTCTACCAAACATAATCCCGAGTTTACAATGTTAGAATTATATCAGGCCTATGCCGACTACCATGATATGATGGATATCACCGAAGAATTAATAACCCATGTTGCTGAAAAGGTACTGGGAACCTTAGAGATAACTTACCAGGGGACACCAATTAATTTACATAGACCCTGGAAGCGGATTCCCATGTTAAAGGCAATTGAAGAAGCTACCGGAGTGGATTTTGCCGGTGTTAAAGACCCGGTTCAAGCCTATGCTAAGGCCAAAGAGCTGGGAGTTCCGGTGGAAGAAGGCATGGGCTGGGGTGAAATCATTACAGCAGTTTTTGAGGAAAAGGTGGAACCTACCCTTATTAATCCGACTTTTGTGATTGATTATCCAGTAGAAGTATCACCTTTGGCTAAACGCCAGAAGGAAAATCCTGATTTAACTTACCGGTTTGAGCTGTTTATCTATGGGCGGGAAATGGCCAATGCTTTTTCCGAACTAAACGACCCCATTGATCAAAAAGAACGCTTTTTAAAACAGTTAGAAGCTCGGGCAAAAGGAAATGAAGAAGCGCACATGATGGATGAAGATTATATCACTGCTTTAGAGTACGGAATGCCGCCTGCCGGAGGACTGGGAATCGGTATTGACCGTTTGGTTATGCTTTTAACTGACCAAGCTTCGATTCGGGATGTTATTTTATTCCCTTTGATGCGTCCCCGGGATTAA
- the greA gene encoding transcription elongation factor GreA, with the protein MKEKEVILTREGLKKLEQELEELKSVKRREVAERIKQAIEFGDISENSEYEDAKNAQAFIEGRIITLEKMLRNAKIIENDQQKDVVTLGSKVVLKDLEYGVVEEYYLVGSAEADPSANKISNESPVGSAILGKKKGTVVEVKVPAGTLKYEIVDILE; encoded by the coding sequence ATGAAGGAAAAAGAGGTTATCTTAACCCGAGAGGGGCTTAAAAAATTAGAACAGGAATTAGAAGAGTTGAAATCGGTTAAACGGCGGGAAGTGGCCGAAAGGATTAAGCAGGCAATAGAATTTGGGGATATAAGTGAAAACTCCGAATACGAAGATGCCAAAAATGCGCAGGCTTTTATCGAAGGACGGATAATTACTTTAGAAAAAATGTTAAGGAATGCTAAAATTATTGAAAATGACCAGCAAAAAGATGTGGTTACCTTGGGCTCAAAAGTGGTTTTAAAAGACCTCGAATATGGAGTGGTAGAAGAGTATTATCTTGTAGGGTCGGCGGAAGCTGATCCTTCAGCCAATAAAATTTCCAACGAATCGCCCGTTGGGAGTGCTATTTTAGGAAAGAAAAAAGGAACTGTGGTAGAGGTGAAAGTACCTGCGGGTACTTTAAAATACGAGATAGTCGATATTTTAGAATAA